attttttgtattacaagttttctaaaatgtaatgtttaaatatgcaaatgagatgttatctaattaaatatgtgctaatttgcataaatttctagaacaaaaatctgaatgttgGATGACGTCAGGTTCAAAGTTCTCgtttaattttttggacatattaaattcaaaggtTTTTACAAATGGAATTTTcgatatctctttttatcactccataaatcagaaaatactatcaacagccagaaaaaaaaatattttcaccatttttttgggggggggaataaaatgttgtataaaatcaggcaaattgTATATCAACAAAtctctctgtaaaaaccttcagaatatagataggaataaaactgtaaagtctGGTGTATATAagttctgctgaagtggagatttctgactcagagcaggagaaaaaactcattttgagaaaacggcctgtaaagatatttactgtaattgaaatctattgACGCAAATTGACaaagtgctataaaatatacacttaagtgtattttggatgttttctttccaccagtctgaaaaaacactatgaaaagccaaaaagtgcaaaatctcaaaattgacaggtgtctgaaaaaagtgtttttgcctgtagtgtctccccttaaggggaaaaaaaatagagGGCACAATACTTTGTCATTGTACTATACCtgttcccattttttttttttttttttttttttttttctgaacatTTTCCACTGAAATTGTAACTTTTCAAGATCTAACCAAGGGAACATGTCCCTCATTGAAGAACAGTGCTTCAAAGgtaaatttatgtttaattGTGATTAGTAGAATGTTTACAGCAGTTGGGAACAGAACATGTAGAAATCAATATCTCTGTTTACATCAGGTGGAAGATGCAGAATATGGAACTACAGTCGCTTTGGAGTCTGAGGAAACAAATGGTAatggtttaatatatatatatatatatatatatataatacatacatacagaatTATTGCATTAAATACCACTATGTAAGAGAAGAAAAAGCTATTTACTTGCATTACTATTTATACTATGGTGTAAATGATTTAATTCCAAATTTATTGCaaaattttgttcaaaatagcATTTTTAATATGTCAAGGTGAAGAGGAAACTCTCATTGACCAGATGGATCCAGGTGATGAACTTTCAGACCAGGTACAGTGTGATGCTGTTTTACCTATCAAAAACAACTGACTGACAGTAATCAGTTAGCTTTCAGTGTCTCAAGTGTTTATGTAAATATGCAGCCTCAAGACAAGGGGTGCGAGTCCTGCTCAGTTGTTTTGGTGGAAGATTCTGAGGGTAAGTAAGCTTGTTTGATATACCCATTTATTAAAAAGTATTGGAACCTTAGTTATTATGAAGTGCATAGTACACTTATTCTATGAATGTTTTATGGTTTGTATAATGTCtttttgcataaaataattCTTAAATCTATTAAATCTGcactttattaaaaattattatctttatttgGTAAGACGGAATGAAATATTAAGTCCATGTGAAAAGTTTTGATTTGTTTCTTAGATCTGAATGCATTTCaagactttcttttttttttgtttagttgaAGATGTGTTGGGAGAATGTGCACTTGTTCAGGTACTGAATGTAAGTACACATATTAAGATATAAGGCTGATGAGATGAGATTGACAACTACTTAATCTTATTAACACCCAttcatcttaaagggatagttcacacagaaatgaaaatttgctgttaatttatTCACCCTTAGGCCATCCAAGACataggtgactttttttttttttttttttttttcttcagtagaacagttAACTGAAAAACGTGGTCCTTGGTGATTCATATAATGCAAGTCAAAGGTTACTGTCACAAGTCAATGGTTAatgacacaaaaacaaaacatactggcaaaacaaaattaatacccGTGGCTCCTGATGATACATTGAGGTCTTATGAAGCAAAACAATCGGTCTGTGCAAGAAACAGAACATTATTACCTGTAATCTACAGCCACGGCAAACAGTCCTGAGCGTGTTCACAAAAGTTGCAAGCTTCCTGACGCATAATGACGTATGCACGGGAGCTCAAATGTTGCAAATCTGTGAAAAGTCAATCTTCCTGACTTGAGATTACGCAAACTTTTTTCCCTTCAAAAAGGTTGCTGCATCAAGGATAAGCACAAGCACCATTTTGATGAACAATACAACATATGCGTCCTCTCTGTTATAAACACAGCATCCGCTTATGTGTGAGTTTGCTCCTGCACATACACAATTATGTGACCGGAAGCTGGCGACTGTTGTTAACATGCTTAGTACTGTTTGCCAAGGCTGTGTATTGCAGgtaatgttgtaaataatgttcagtttcttgcaCAGACCAATTGTTCCAATTCATAAGACTACTGTGTATCAGGAGCCACAGACATTAATTTTCTTTTGCTTGTATTGGTTTTTTTGACTATCAAAGTGACCCTAGAATCACCCAGGACCATGGTTTTAGataaaaatcttctttactgttctactgaaggaaaaaaaaagtcacctacatctttaTGGCCTGAGGGTGAAACTGACAGCAACTTTTCaatttggggtgaactattccttttaaatatatttgtactCCTGTCTGAACAGGATGACTCCCAAGATGACTTGAATACTTCAGCTGGAGAGCAGGAGAGAGGTTACCATtcatatttgttaatattttttttgtgtgtgcgtgtttttaTCTGTATGGAAGAGTAGTTGACtgttctgtttttattgtaatttttaaaatgtgtctgTTTAGAAGATGGTGCCAAGATGAGTACCGGAGTGGATTTACTGATGGATTTCCTTGATGTTGCTCCCCATAATAAGGTGTTTTGTCTTTtctcttttatatttttaaagaccTACTTCAGCCACTGGGTGGAGTAggtctttaaaaatataaacgaAAGTATATTCCTCTCACATCATGTTTTTGCAGGTACAGGATGAATGTGAGACTGAGCCTGAAACGGATGCCTTACTGGAGGAGTTTAATAGTATGTTATGTTTGAATTCCATATTCAATTAAAAAgtttaatgtaaagtgtttctATTTTAACAAATAGAATGATTGTTTAGCATTCTAACAGAAACAATGGACTTTATTTTAAGTAGGTGTTACTGAAGATCTTATTGTTCTGACCAGTGATGATGGAGCAGAGTCTGACACAGCATCTGATGGCACGGTATTATAAGTTTACTGTTAATTCTTGaaccaacttttttttttttttttttcttttatataaatatttcctCCTTTTGAATACTTCAGCTTCAGGGAGATGTGATGGTCACAGAAATCCATCCTGATGCTGAAGCATCTTCATGTAAGTAATTTAAGTATGCATTTAAATGGAAGTGTCATGAAGAGTCCTAATGTTTTTCTTTGAAGTAATAAGACAATTTCTGGTTGAACTGTGAACTGATGGCAGTTTGCTTCACAGGCTTACAAGAAAAGTCAAACGCATCTGATTGCACCCACTTGGAGGATTCACAAGTCACTCATCTGACCTTGAAAGTTGAGGATACATCTGACGACGATGTCATTTTTGTTGGTGTTTTGCGAGAATCCCAGGCAGAAGTATGTGAGCCAGAGAGTGAAAAACAGAAGCATGACTAATGTAAACTTTGTACCTTAAAAGAGTTGcttttgtatgtgtatgtgtttttgttaatcgcatttaaatttgttttttttgttttttttttcctctactTGATACCATAAACAGTATAGTAGCTGCAGTAAGCACTGATGCTTGTTCATAGAGTAGAGCTGTAGTTTTCACCTTCCATTACTGTTCACTGATTTCTCGTTGCAGATATGaaggctgttttttttgttttgtttttccttccCATTTATTACACAGCCTTTCATTGGGTTCCTTATTGGATTTCTAAAACTGTTTCCAAATTGTACTTTGTCCAAGGATTTTGTTATTTGTTCAGATGCTCTTAAAAGTTTACATTTGTGGTGAAAAAGCAGTTTGCTGCATTGTGGTAACTGGtttaatttttctttaataaatatgcaccctttttgtgcagcacttacatgaacatttcttaatgttattattCAGACTTTTTGTAtaagtgaaaataaaaacaaataccaAAGGTAAAATATTctgtttaataaacaaatacataagaaAAAAACTTGTGCATTTTTGTGGCTATACTGGAATCAAGAGATAATGAAATCCTACAgaatagcatttttttaaaaaacccCAGAGATTAGTAGTGTAAAAATTGATTTCAATGACATACAAATCAGGAAATCACAGGTTTTAGTTACAGATCCAGAGATGATCTTGTTAAAATTGTTCTCAATATAGGGCAACACAAATGGGCAATGAGGAATACATTTCACAGTATGGtacttatatttatatataccaTATATAAATATTGGTTGTCTGCTAACTGCCTCCTTGTAACGTCGGTCACAGAATTCATTGAAAGCATTGCATTGATATAAAAACCTCTGCTTTACATAACTAAAAATTAAGGCACATAACAGGACGGTGAagtgttaatttttttgtatgtaGCTGGTACCTTCCATAAGTCATCCTGTAGAGTTTGTAGTTTTGCCCCGTttgaaaaaatttaatttacataagaaaACCATCTAATCAATAGTGCAAAGTCAATCGTACTCTTACACAGCAGTCAATATTTAGTTTCCTTTATGAAATTTCAAAAATAGATTGGCGTTTCCTCATGTAATCTTCTGACTCTATTTGTTACATGTGCATTTGCAACATTACAAAATCACTGAACTGATACACATTTCATGTTATTCGATTAAATAGATGATTGTGGTATAACAATATTGGTTCCTTGAATCAAGTTGTCATCTTTTCCATCAATTAAAGGATCCCACTTATTGAAGTCTCTGTCCAGAGCTggaaaataaagttaaatattaaattttacaAACAAGTTTACAGTATTACGCACACTACCTTATAGAAGTATAGGgtcagtttgattttttttttttttaaatgcttaaaaaGGCTGCATTGATTTTATCAAAATACAGTATTATGAAAtactattaatttttaaaatactgttttctgttttcatataatttacattttattcattcctatgtaatgtcttttttaatgacaatttaatgcatccttgcatgttttctttttttctaaaatcCTACTGACCCTCAAGGGAATAGAAAGAGCTGAAACACACTGAACCATTCatactgaaaaatgtaaataactcaCACAAGTGGCGTTGAAGAAAAGCCAAAGTTGCTTTGTTGGAAAGATCCAAGGCTATATGTGGATCAATCTCTCCTTTGAGCTTCATGAGCCTTCCAATCCAGTTCCCGGTAAGAAATGTGAAATCTGGGAAGCTCTGATGGACTGTCCCCCTGCCAAAACATTGTAAATCACAATTAAATGAAGCATATTTTTCCAACTGAATTACaagtaaacatgaaaaaaaaaaaaaacgaattacTGACTTGATTGTTATCATTTTTCTGGGAATGATGGCAGAGTCCAGCTTCTTCATTCGGATGATATTCCCAATCCACTGGAATTTTTCAGAGTTAATAAAAAAGATTGGCTGCTTCACTCCTGGGAAGATCTCTTCGTCCAGGGGAAACATCCAGGTGTCCAGTGCCACGCCACACCTAAGAAGAAACATTGATGCGAGGATGATTATTTTGCTTTTCAATCTCTCTTTACAAGCTACATGGCACTAATAACGTTACTATAATTAGTTGTTCAGCAAGTAATTGTGTCTTCATGACTAATGAGAGGAAGTAATTTGAATTTAAtgctaatgtttttattaacttcttttatttctttaaattattCTCTCTATAAGGCTATTTAAAGTGCATCACAAGATTTAAAGTTGTGTAGAAGTATGTCTGAAAAGGCTTCTAAAAAACAGGAAACTTGCAGAGGTTTTCACAGACACCAGTGTGAAGGATAAAATAAAGGCCAACCGCATTGACTGAAAGCAACGTTTCTCAAACAGCCTGCTAAATATGCTATTTATCTACCCACAAGATCTTGTAACATGTCGTGACAAGTATTGGACATGCTAGTCAGCACAAAACGTACTTGAATTTGACATCCTTGCACAAACATTCGATCACCGTCGCGCCTCCGAAAGAATGTCCCATAACCGCTATTCTACACAGGTCCATGGAATTCTAAAATGCAGAAAGGCCCATTATCACCAGCTCTCCATCACTTATTTACAATACTATACTAAAAAAGTACTGTGGTATAAGATCGAgcagtttattttttctttgttctcaggagtAACTCATTGTAATATTCACCTCCATTGTTGACAGATCAAAGTTGGACTGCAAGACGTTCTCCACAGACTTTCCTGAATTAATGTCAAAGAGAATATCCAAGGCTCTGATGCATTCATCTGCTCTTTGCTTTACCTGGAACATAAAGGACATTTGATTCACCTACATGATGGAACACAGACAGTTTCATCAATTGTGCACTAGCCAGGACCACAATGTATTTCAGTAATTATGAATAAACGAGCACAGTTGTTACTAATACTAATTACATAAATGCATAATAATTATTGGTGGGTtttcaatgcaaaaataatcaaacatcactgcaatttaaaaaaaaaaagctgctgCAAATTCGGTAATTTTGATCTGTTAATATCCTActaggggcctcatttataaaatgttgcagaaaccgtcctaaatttgatcttaAGATCATTTCTCTGATGAACGTACACACAGAAAACAAGCGTACgcctctctttcagatgtgaaatctataTATCACAAATGATCTTGAATTTGCATGAAGCTAAATGGTTTCAGTTCTCTGCGTTTTAAACAACACCtaataaatgtcatttacatataaaagatcACCATTCATTGTCCAAATCCTTGGCAAGCTGCAAGAATAGCTTATATTTCCAAAATCCTGCAGTAATCTGACCAGGAAAAGTGTGTACGTCTGCTCAGACCCTGACGTGGTTCTAAGCACTTTTCAACATCAAAGACCGTTTTTATAAATAAGAGCGTTGGCGTGGATTTAAGCGTACACACactctaagatcaaatctgtgcgtacgcacgctttataaatgaggccctcGGACTGACTAACATAGAAAGACATAGAAAGGGATTTTCTCACTTGCTTGTTTCTTAGAGGAAACTCATTCTCGCCTGTTTTCAGCAACCTGTAGTACATCCAAACCTCCTCCAGATTATCAGACACAGGCTTGGCGATGTCACATGATGGATGCCTTTTTGTTCCTGGCTCATTGTGTTCTCTGAAGTAAAATGTTGCTGAGGCAGATTCATCCCTGTaattaaaaagatattttagtgAAAGAACAGCAGGCCAAAGACAACATGGTAAAAGGCCCGTCACTAGCTGATTTTCAGTCTtcctttaataaaatattaatttcaaagCCGTAAGTGATCTTGAGATTTTTTACACAAGAGTGAGTGTTTTAAAGaagcaaaataaaatttcaAGTTAAATAATAAGACTCAATACACAT
Above is a window of Megalobrama amblycephala isolate DHTTF-2021 linkage group LG11, ASM1881202v1, whole genome shotgun sequence DNA encoding:
- the pla2g7 gene encoding platelet-activating factor acetylhydrolase codes for the protein MYSVGRLVQLTLVKKIYEWSKSTSGLKFTPKWNWLGVFAMGNSSGHNTMTIPPGKGPHKVGCSDLMVGHTVHGTFLRLYYPCQASENPQLPDWVPCREYFNGLADFMKINRALSERIFNYLFGSCKIPAAWNASFKPDEKYPVIIFSHGLGAFRSLYSAICVELASQGFIVAAVEHRDESASATFYFREHNEPGTKRHPSCDIAKPVSDNLEEVWMYYRLLKTGENEFPLRNKQVKQRADECIRALDILFDINSGKSVENVLQSNFDLSTMENSMDLCRIAVMGHSFGGATVIECLCKDVKFKCGVALDTWMFPLDEEIFPGVKQPIFFINSEKFQWIGNIIRMKKLDSAIIPRKMITIKGTVHQSFPDFTFLTGNWIGRLMKLKGEIDPHIALDLSNKATLAFLQRHLSLDRDFNKWDPLIDGKDDNLIQGTNIVIPQSSI